A single genomic interval of Hippoglossus stenolepis isolate QCI-W04-F060 chromosome 24, HSTE1.2, whole genome shotgun sequence harbors:
- the mrps9 gene encoding 28S ribosomal protein S9, mitochondrial — MALSCARTVGAFLGKCGNCGSTVSSQLSRKVPIRHLSCSSPLLRKNLAAAGPQKFTAEFIEKQVEEFNIGKRHLANMMGEDPENFCQEDVDRSIAYLFPSGLFEKKAQPLMKHPDEIFPRQRAVQWGTDGRPFHFLFYTGKQSYYSLMHETYEKIQNLEKYQDRLRAKGLFSQDAKRISLGTSRWLTKEEVDVLLVETISAHDYNRFIQLMERLLSVPYCAVEEEFVLRYRRLLEAQSRKQIVPPLEKDDRGVAFSTSEGRRKTSTSSVVLRDCGSGRVTVNGQDYLHFFSVLQDREQLMFPLQFTGMLGRFDLECTVSGGGRSGQAGALRLAVSRALLSFLSEGDVETMRQAGLLTPDPRVRERKKPGQEGARKKFTWKKR, encoded by the exons ATGGCGCTGTCCTGTGCGCGAACCGTGGGAGCGTTTCTGGGGAAATGTGGAAACTGCGGCTCCACGGTGTCGTCGCAGCTGAGTCGGAAG gtcCCGATCAGAcacctcagctgcagctccccTCTCCTCAGGAAGAACCTGGCGGCCGCGGGGCCTCAGAAGTTCACCGCCGAGTTCATCGAGAAGCAGGTGGAGGAGTTCAACATCGGGAAACGTCACCTGGCGAACATGATGGGAGAAGACCCGGAGAACTTCTGCCAGGAGGACGTGGAC AGGAGCATCGCCTACCTCTTCCCCTCGggcctgtttgagaagaaaGCTCAGCCCCTCATGAAG catCCAGATGAAATCTTTCCGAGGCAGAGAG CCGTGCAGTGGGGGACAGACGGTCGGcctttccacttcctcttctaCACCGGGAAACAGTCGTACTACTCCCTAATGCAT GAAACGTACGAAAAAATCCAGAACTTAGAGAAATACCAAGATCGTCTGAGAGCCAAAGGCCTTTTCTCCCAGGACGCCAAGAGGAT CTCTTTAGGAACCAGCCGCTGGCTCAcgaaggaggaggtggacgtTCTGCTGGTGGAAACCATCTCCGCTCACGAT TACAATCGCTTCATCCAGCTGATGGAGCGGCTGCTGTCCGTCCCTTACTGCGCCGTGGAGGAGGAGTTTGTCCTGCGCTACCGCCGGCTACTGGAGGCCCAGTCCAGGAAGCAAATCGTGCCACCGCTGGAGAAGGATGACCGAGGCGTGGCGTTCAGCACGTCAGAGG gtcGCAGGAAGACGTCGACCTCCTCAGTCGTCCTCCGAGACTGCGGCTCCGGACGCGTCACCGTCAACGGGCAGGATTACCTCCACTTCTTCTCCGTGCTACAGGACAG GGAGCAGCTGATGTTCCCGCTCCAGTTCACGGGCATGCTGGGACGCTTCGACCTGGAGTGCACCGTGAGCGGCGGCGGCCGGTCCGGCCAGGCGGGGGCGCTGCGGCTCGCCGTCTCCAGGGCTCTGCTCAGCTTCCTGTCCGAGGGCGACGTGGAGACCATGAGACAAG CCGGCCtgctgacccctgaccccagggtgagggagaggaagaagccGGGACAGGAGGGAGCGAGAAAGAAATTCACCTGGAAGAAacgctga